One genomic segment of Candidatus Methanoperedens sp. includes these proteins:
- a CDS encoding nitroreductase family protein has protein sequence MTDIINLIQERHSSRGQFDPKKLVPKDKLKMIIEAARWAPTAHNMQNFDIIVIDDKKVIETLGKIESIISQEFIKENFEQLSMSEEELKRKKVGILGTQFPPKWREASKLDEAIKERTPAPLSDTIRGGNTILLIIYDRRKRAPASEGDVLGFLSLGCVMENIWLMAQSLGVSVHIMSAFGGVQKELKRILNIPEFMELGFACKLGYPVSETKYLRVRRDIGSFTHHNKFGEKWLA, from the coding sequence ATGACAGATATAATTAATCTAATCCAGGAAAGACATTCCAGCAGAGGCCAGTTTGATCCAAAAAAGCTTGTTCCAAAGGATAAATTAAAGATGATAATAGAGGCAGCACGTTGGGCCCCAACAGCACACAACATGCAGAACTTTGATATTATTGTAATTGATGATAAAAAGGTTATCGAAACTCTTGGAAAAATCGAATCCATTATATCACAAGAATTTATTAAAGAAAACTTTGAGCAGCTATCTATGTCAGAAGAAGAGCTGAAAAGAAAAAAAGTAGGGATTTTAGGAACCCAATTTCCACCAAAATGGAGAGAAGCTTCTAAACTGGATGAAGCAATTAAGGAAAGAACCCCTGCTCCTCTTAGCGATACCATCAGGGGAGGGAATACTATACTTTTAATTATTTATGATAGAAGAAAAAGAGCTCCGGCATCCGAGGGTGACGTTCTGGGTTTCTTAAGCCTCGGTTGTGTGATGGAAAATATATGGTTAATGGCTCAGTCATTAGGTGTAAGCGTGCATATAATGAGTGCGTTTGGTGGTGTGCAGAAAGAATTAAAGAGGATACTTAATATTCCTGAATTTATGGAACTTGGATTTGCATGCAAATTAGGCTATCCTGTTTCAGAAACAAAATATCTGAGGGTAAGACGGGATATAGGGTCTTTCACGCATCATAATAAGTTTGGGGAAAAATGGTTAGCCTGA
- a CDS encoding GYD domain-containing protein — translation MARYIIISNLTDEGAKTLKKNPGRVKEVNAELKDMDVKVLDQYAILGNFDFLTIVEADDETTIAKAIVEIASRGSIKTATYKAIPIDEFIESLK, via the coding sequence ATGGCAAGATATATCATAATCTCTAACCTGACAGATGAAGGTGCTAAGACTCTCAAGAAGAATCCCGGCAGAGTGAAAGAAGTCAATGCCGAGCTCAAAGACATGGATGTAAAAGTGCTAGATCAGTACGCTATCTTAGGAAATTTTGACTTTTTGACCATCGTGGAAGCCGATGATGAAACTACGATCGCCAAGGCAATTGTTGAAATTGCATCACGTGGCAGCATCAAAACAGCGACATATAAAGCGATACCTATCGACGAGTTCATCGAATCACTTAAGTGA
- a CDS encoding methyltransferase domain-containing protein: MNFFDSAYKGTPPWDIGRPQKETIQLAEEGEISGKVLDAGCGTGENALYLAGLGFEVWGIDAAPSAIKKAKEKAKKRGLTINFLVFDALKLHLLQNKFDTIIDCGLFHVFSDEERPIYAASLSSVLYPGGQYFMLCFSEHEPGSYGPRRVTQAEIRAEFSKGWKINYIREAEFETMFGAESVKAWLSSITCL; the protein is encoded by the coding sequence ATGAATTTTTTTGATTCTGCATACAAGGGCACTCCGCCGTGGGATATCGGGCGCCCACAGAAGGAAACCATCCAGCTTGCGGAAGAAGGAGAAATAAGCGGAAAAGTGCTTGATGCGGGATGTGGAACGGGAGAGAATGCTTTATATCTTGCCGGTCTGGGTTTTGAAGTTTGGGGCATAGATGCAGCGCCTTCTGCCATCAAAAAAGCAAAAGAGAAGGCCAAAAAACGCGGCTTAACGATAAACTTTCTCGTTTTCGACGCTCTTAAACTTCATTTACTTCAGAATAAGTTCGATACCATAATCGACTGCGGCCTGTTTCATGTGTTCTCGGATGAGGAGCGCCCGATTTATGCTGCAAGTTTATCTTCGGTGCTCTATCCCGGTGGCCAGTATTTCATGCTCTGTTTCAGTGAGCATGAGCCGGGATCCTACGGGCCAAGGAGGGTAACTCAGGCTGAGATACGGGCCGAGTTCAGCAAAGGTTGGAAGATTAATTATATAAGGGAAGCGGAGTTTGAAACAATGTTTGGTGCAGAAAGTGTGAAAGCCTGGCTATCCTCTATCACTTGTTTGTAG
- a CDS encoding CcmD family protein: protein MSYLQAAFIIVWVVLIAYILNLIRLRRALNNELKALENIT, encoded by the coding sequence ATGAGTTACTTACAGGCTGCATTTATAATTGTGTGGGTTGTACTGATCGCTTATATTTTAAATCTTATCAGGCTGCGAAGAGCCCTGAATAATGAACTTAAAGCCCTGGAAAATATAACGTGA
- a CDS encoding CoA-binding protein, whose amino-acid sequence MSIETILNYKNIAVVGISDDPERPSYFVATFLARHGFNIIPVNPKLQEWEGKQCFPDLRSIPVKVDVVDIFRRSEAVPPIVDEAIAIRAKVVWMQEGIVNEEAAAKARKAGIEVVMDRCMKKEYARLKG is encoded by the coding sequence ATGAGCATTGAGACGATCCTTAATTATAAGAACATAGCAGTGGTAGGCATTTCGGATGACCCGGAAAGGCCGAGCTATTTCGTGGCAACCTTCCTTGCCAGGCATGGTTTTAACATCATCCCTGTCAATCCCAAGCTGCAAGAGTGGGAAGGCAAACAATGCTTTCCAGATCTTCGATCGATACCTGTTAAAGTGGATGTGGTGGATATCTTCAGGCGCTCGGAGGCAGTGCCGCCTATCGTGGATGAGGCGATAGCAATAAGAGCAAAAGTAGTCTGGATGCAGGAAGGCATCGTGAACGAGGAGGCTGCTGCGAAGGCAAGGAAAGCGGGTATCGAGGTCGTCATGGACAGGTGCATGAAAAAGGAATATGCCAGACTGAAAGGTTAG
- a CDS encoding lactate utilization protein, which translates to MEYDTLASKETVDKTIKALRPRGINAEFLNKKEDALNRLKKMIPAGAEVMTGGSTTLDQIGFTEMLKSGRHPWKNLKDAILAEKDPAKQMELRKKSVTAEYMIGSVHAVVETGEVLVVNASGSSIPAYSFSSDNVIWIAGTQKIVPAVEEGFKRLREYCFPLEDKRMKSVGYPGSTLGKFLLFEKETNPSRKVTLIFVNEKLGF; encoded by the coding sequence ATGGAATATGATACATTAGCATCAAAAGAAACAGTTGATAAAACAATTAAGGCTTTGAGACCGCGTGGCATCAATGCTGAATTTTTGAATAAGAAAGAAGATGCACTCAATAGATTAAAAAAAATGATCCCGGCAGGCGCGGAGGTAATGACGGGCGGCTCGACAACTCTTGACCAGATTGGCTTTACGGAAATGCTCAAATCAGGAAGACATCCCTGGAAAAACCTGAAAGATGCAATACTGGCAGAAAAAGACCCTGCCAAACAGATGGAGCTTCGAAAGAAAAGTGTGACCGCAGAATACATGATCGGCAGCGTGCATGCGGTTGTGGAGACAGGGGAAGTTCTGGTAGTGAACGCCAGCGGCAGCTCAATTCCCGCATACTCCTTCTCATCTGATAATGTTATCTGGATAGCGGGGACGCAAAAAATAGTGCCCGCAGTGGAAGAGGGTTTCAAGCGCCTCCGTGAGTATTGTTTCCCCCTGGAAGACAAAAGAATGAAAAGCGTCGGATATCCGGGAAGCACATTAGGAAAATTTTTGCTATTTGAGAAGGAAACGAATCCAAGCCGAAAAGTGACTCTCATTTTTGTAAATGAGAAGTTGGGATTTTAG
- a CDS encoding TIGR03118 family protein codes for MVSNDKIDEMKFYPVRISKEKEMTGTIEKRLAWPMFAILAFLALGAVVSASPAMAGKQYQQTNLVSDVPGMAQITDPNLVNSWGIVHGPTTPWWVADNGMGVSTLYNGTGVPSSLIVTIPPPPGGSSPSTPTGIVFNGLPEFNVTPGNPARFIFVTEDGTISAWNPAVDPNNATLMMDNSPGAVYKGAAIARNGNQDFLYVANFRGGSVDVFDTDFNPVMMAAGAFTDKKIPRGFAPFNVQNVNGELFVTFAKQDAQKHDNLDGPGLGFVDCFDPNGKLMMRLEHGKWMDAPWGIALAPSDFGKFSDDLLVGNFGSGQIAAFEHENGNFKGLLSGDHGKPISIDGLWGLGFGNGARAGPVNTLFFAAGIKKEQHGLFGTITPISHKDKKDKD; via the coding sequence ATGGTTAGTAATGACAAAATCGATGAAATGAAATTCTATCCGGTCAGGATATCAAAGGAAAAAGAGATGACTGGAACCATTGAAAAAAGGCTAGCATGGCCAATGTTTGCAATACTGGCGTTTCTAGCATTAGGAGCTGTCGTGAGTGCCTCTCCTGCCATGGCAGGGAAGCAGTATCAGCAGACAAATCTTGTTTCTGATGTCCCTGGAATGGCACAAATTACCGATCCAAATCTCGTGAACTCCTGGGGCATTGTGCACGGCCCAACGACGCCATGGTGGGTAGCAGATAACGGTATGGGAGTTTCAACTCTGTATAATGGAACAGGTGTACCTTCCTCACTGATCGTTACGATACCTCCGCCTCCGGGTGGGAGCAGCCCTTCTACCCCAACGGGAATCGTTTTCAATGGCCTTCCTGAATTCAACGTTACGCCCGGTAATCCGGCACGGTTCATCTTTGTAACGGAAGACGGGACAATCTCGGCCTGGAACCCTGCCGTTGATCCCAACAACGCAACGCTCATGATGGACAACTCACCCGGCGCAGTTTATAAAGGTGCAGCGATTGCCCGGAACGGCAACCAGGACTTCCTCTATGTCGCGAACTTCCGCGGCGGCAGCGTGGACGTTTTTGACACAGACTTCAACCCGGTCATGATGGCTGCCGGCGCCTTCACCGACAAGAAAATTCCTAGAGGGTTTGCCCCCTTCAATGTGCAGAACGTCAACGGAGAGTTATTCGTGACCTTTGCGAAGCAGGATGCACAGAAGCACGACAACCTGGACGGTCCGGGTCTTGGCTTTGTGGATTGCTTCGATCCAAATGGGAAACTGATGATGCGCCTGGAACATGGGAAATGGATGGATGCACCATGGGGAATAGCGCTCGCACCATCTGATTTCGGCAAGTTCAGCGATGATTTGCTGGTGGGTAATTTCGGAAGCGGCCAGATAGCAGCTTTTGAGCACGAGAATGGAAATTTCAAAGGTTTGCTGAGTGGAGATCATGGAAAGCCTATCAGCATCGACGGGCTCTGGGGACTGGGCTTCGGCAACGGCGCGAGGGCAGGACCTGTTAATACACTCTTCTTTGCCGCGGGAATCAAGAAGGAGCAGCATGGGTTGTTCGGCACCATTACACCGATTTCTCATAAAGACAAAAAGGATAAGGACTGA
- a CDS encoding heavy metal translocating P-type ATPase — protein MEDVTVKIKGMMCGHCEKTVTEAAMSVKGVTKARADHKKGEVRVSYDTKVTDLEVIHSAIRASGYEVIDEEEACPLPARQPVIQSEAEEKPKGEGGFRKSSIKITGMTCASCAQNIEKALNKIEGVVNASVNFSFEKAGIEYDSSKVNPAVFENTITSLGYGVAKSDITLKVGGMHCASCAINIENALKKTNGVVSANVSFPLERAKISYDQELISVSDIKKVIESVGYSASEKLERSDADREQRAREEDIKRQRTNFIIALLLAVPISLGDMGRNLGWTFVPDILKNDYVLFILATMVMMFPGRQFFEGTYKGLRHGMTDMNLLIATGTGAAYAISVAATFLDLGAAYKHTYYDTAALLIMFIVLGRYLEALTKGKTSEAIRKLMGLAAKTARIIVNGEEKDIPVEDVKVNDIVVVRPGEKIPVDGKVVEGLSAVDESMITGESIPVEKPVGSEVIGATMNKTGMIKFKATKVGSDTALAQIIKLVEDAQTQKAPIQKLADIVAGHFILAVHVIALVVFFFWFFIGFERFNVLSTSLAMNMGPTSPLLFSLLISITVLIISCPCAVGLATPIAIMVGTGKGAENGILIKGGEVLEKAQKLDTIVFDKTGTLTKGEPALTDVIAIKGDENEVLKLAAIAEKGSEHPLGEAILKGAKARGIDVPDANGFRAIPGRGVEARYGGKRILIGTRKLMVENDMDTAHFAGKLEELEHNGKTAVLVAQDNEIAGIIAVADTLKENSADAVHELHEMGFSVAMITGDNRRTADAIAKQVGIDKVLSEVLPEDKAAEIKKLQAEGRNVAMVGDGINDAPALTQSDVGIAIGSGTDVAIESAQIVLIKNDVRDVAKAIRLSRLTLNKIKQNLFWAFFYNSVGIPIAAGILYPFTNPPFLLNPAIAAAAMAASSVTVTINTLRMKRIRLKE, from the coding sequence TTGGAAGACGTTACCGTTAAAATCAAGGGCATGATGTGCGGCCACTGTGAAAAAACAGTTACTGAAGCTGCAATGAGTGTTAAAGGAGTGACGAAAGCCCGGGCAGATCATAAAAAAGGCGAAGTAAGAGTTTCCTATGACACAAAAGTCACGGACCTTGAAGTAATACATAGCGCTATCAGAGCATCGGGTTATGAGGTAATAGATGAAGAAGAAGCCTGCCCGCTCCCCGCCAGGCAGCCTGTGATACAGTCTGAAGCTGAAGAGAAACCAAAGGGGGAGGGAGGCTTTAGAAAAAGCTCCATCAAGATCACAGGGATGACATGCGCTTCCTGTGCCCAGAACATCGAGAAGGCGCTTAATAAGATAGAAGGAGTGGTAAATGCATCTGTTAATTTCTCATTCGAGAAAGCCGGAATCGAGTACGATTCATCAAAGGTGAACCCAGCAGTTTTCGAGAACACCATAACCTCACTGGGATATGGAGTTGCCAAAAGCGATATAACACTGAAAGTCGGTGGGATGCACTGCGCCTCCTGTGCTATCAATATCGAGAACGCGCTTAAGAAAACAAACGGGGTGGTTTCCGCGAATGTGAGTTTCCCGCTTGAACGGGCAAAGATTTCATATGACCAGGAACTCATCTCTGTTTCAGATATTAAAAAAGTAATCGAGAGTGTGGGTTATTCGGCTTCTGAGAAATTGGAGAGGTCAGATGCGGACAGGGAGCAGAGGGCGCGCGAAGAGGACATAAAGCGGCAGAGAACTAATTTTATCATAGCACTCCTGCTTGCAGTCCCTATCTCACTGGGCGACATGGGGCGCAATCTCGGATGGACTTTTGTGCCTGACATCCTGAAAAATGATTATGTGCTTTTCATCCTTGCAACTATGGTGATGATGTTCCCCGGGCGGCAGTTCTTCGAAGGGACGTATAAAGGATTGAGACACGGCATGACGGATATGAACCTCCTGATCGCCACAGGAACAGGAGCCGCTTATGCCATCAGCGTTGCCGCCACTTTCCTTGATCTTGGCGCGGCTTATAAGCACACCTACTACGACACAGCAGCACTGCTTATTATGTTCATCGTGCTCGGTCGTTATCTTGAGGCGCTCACAAAGGGAAAGACCTCGGAAGCTATCAGGAAGCTCATGGGGCTTGCGGCAAAAACAGCGCGCATAATCGTGAACGGGGAAGAGAAGGATATCCCTGTTGAGGACGTCAAGGTCAATGATATCGTGGTCGTCCGTCCAGGCGAGAAAATACCAGTGGACGGCAAGGTAGTCGAAGGTCTTTCAGCCGTCGATGAATCCATGATCACGGGAGAGAGCATACCGGTTGAGAAACCCGTGGGTTCGGAAGTAATAGGCGCCACAATGAACAAGACCGGCATGATAAAGTTCAAAGCCACTAAAGTTGGTTCGGACACCGCTCTTGCCCAGATAATCAAGCTGGTCGAGGATGCACAGACACAAAAGGCGCCCATCCAGAAGCTAGCAGACATAGTTGCAGGACATTTTATACTTGCAGTACACGTTATAGCTCTCGTTGTCTTTTTCTTCTGGTTCTTCATAGGATTTGAGCGCTTCAATGTGCTGTCCACATCTCTGGCAATGAACATGGGGCCCACTTCCCCGCTTCTTTTCTCGCTGTTAATATCAATAACGGTGCTCATCATATCCTGTCCGTGCGCGGTAGGACTCGCTACACCCATTGCGATCATGGTGGGCACAGGTAAAGGGGCTGAGAATGGCATACTCATTAAGGGCGGCGAGGTGCTTGAAAAGGCGCAGAAGCTGGATACCATTGTGTTCGATAAGACAGGCACGTTGACAAAAGGCGAGCCTGCGCTGACGGATGTGATAGCCATCAAAGGCGATGAGAATGAAGTCCTGAAGCTTGCAGCAATAGCTGAGAAGGGGTCTGAACATCCGCTCGGAGAGGCCATACTTAAAGGTGCGAAGGCGCGCGGAATAGACGTGCCGGATGCAAATGGGTTCAGGGCGATCCCCGGCCGGGGTGTCGAGGCGAGATACGGCGGTAAAAGGATACTAATCGGGACCCGGAAGCTGATGGTAGAGAACGACATGGATACCGCTCACTTCGCCGGCAAGCTGGAAGAACTCGAACACAACGGCAAGACGGCCGTGCTTGTGGCGCAAGATAATGAGATTGCCGGAATAATAGCAGTTGCAGACACCCTGAAAGAGAATTCTGCGGACGCTGTGCATGAACTGCATGAGATGGGTTTTTCTGTGGCCATGATAACAGGCGATAACAGGAGGACAGCCGATGCTATCGCAAAACAGGTGGGCATCGATAAAGTATTATCAGAAGTCCTTCCTGAGGATAAGGCAGCGGAAATAAAGAAACTGCAGGCAGAGGGCAGGAACGTGGCGATGGTGGGCGACGGTATCAACGATGCACCCGCACTTACGCAATCGGACGTTGGCATAGCCATTGGAAGCGGCACCGATGTTGCCATCGAATCAGCCCAGATCGTGCTGATAAAGAACGACGTGCGCGATGTGGCAAAAGCCATACGCCTTAGCAGACTCACGCTGAATAAGATAAAGCAGAACCTCTTCTGGGCATTCTTCTATAACTCGGTGGGGATACCCATTGCTGCCGGTATCCTGTATCCATTCACGAACCCGCCGTTCCTGCTCAATCCGGCAATTGCGGCAGCAGCCATGGCCGCCAGCTCTGTCACCGTGACGATTAATACCCTTCGCATGAAACGGATCAGGTTAAAGGAGTGA
- a CDS encoding methyltransferase domain-containing protein: protein MGVKENAIKQFGKRAEAYSKGNIFVDGVHLSEVVKRSGVKKNHIVLDIATGSGFLAFEYAKIANTAIGCDLTRNMLLFALEKQEIYGLENTGFLLSDVESLPFPDRSFDIVSCRFAFHHFPDPKKALSEMKRVTKGRIVLVDGVSSENPGKSQFHNRIEKMRDPSHVRIYPLSEMKNMFNDIGADIIDLTHWDIPQDFDEWIRRAGTDETKTNLIEDLMRQSAIDDATGLGVNLKDGKLGFAYDTVILVAEVVKYG, encoded by the coding sequence ATGGGAGTTAAAGAAAACGCGATAAAACAGTTCGGGAAGAGAGCCGAAGCATATTCAAAAGGGAACATTTTTGTGGACGGGGTTCATCTCTCCGAGGTGGTCAAAAGAAGCGGGGTAAAGAAGAACCACATAGTTCTCGACATCGCTACAGGCTCAGGATTCCTGGCGTTTGAGTATGCCAAAATAGCGAACACTGCGATAGGCTGTGATCTTACGCGCAATATGCTGCTCTTTGCCCTTGAAAAGCAAGAAATTTATGGACTTGAGAATACCGGATTTCTTCTTTCTGACGTTGAATCTCTGCCTTTTCCCGACAGGTCATTCGATATCGTATCATGCAGATTTGCATTCCATCATTTTCCCGACCCAAAGAAAGCTCTTTCCGAAATGAAACGCGTAACCAAAGGACGAATCGTGCTTGTAGATGGCGTTTCATCTGAAAACCCAGGGAAAAGCCAGTTTCACAACAGGATCGAAAAGATGCGCGACCCATCCCATGTCCGGATATATCCTTTGAGCGAAATGAAAAATATGTTCAATGATATCGGAGCGGATATCATCGATCTGACACACTGGGATATACCTCAGGATTTCGATGAGTGGATCAGAAGGGCAGGGACTGATGAAACAAAAACAAACCTTATTGAGGATTTAATGAGGCAGAGCGCGATAGATGATGCCACAGGTCTCGGAGTAAACCTCAAAGACGGGAAGCTTGGGTTTGCATATGACACTGTCATCCTGGTCGCAGAAGTTGTAAAATACGGATAG
- a CDS encoding cation:proton antiporter → MDNNNIMKGYNKLTMDIIITILIIIVLAKIFSGIFAHFNQPVIIGEVVAGIALGPSILNLVSPQANGLDALADLGVFFLVLFAGMQMSLASMKEYYRPAFFVAFMGNNLAIISGFAVGKIYNMDFIGSLFIGIVFSLTALPIGVKILMDLGKLDSPTGKIIVASAILDDIFSIFLFVLVLFIVESGIKNLEIGFIFTTLIKIILFLSVVYILNRFLTMKSGDQVPYIIRSLGKLTKESQFFYILVFGIFIGYLGGMLGITFIIGIFYAGTLIKGSTIGEKAYRHAHDVISSVTFGIFSPIFFAYMGLLMNVKSVFDYTNPFTSQNLYQLFFFMNSLLFAMVGKSGGAFIGGLLANMKIRDAAAVGIGMNARGLMGLVILEIGLKNGLVSQSVYAMLVAMCLITTFMTPSLLRKIIK, encoded by the coding sequence ATGGATAATAATAATATAATGAAAGGATATAATAAGCTTACAATGGACATCATAATAACTATACTCATAATTATAGTGTTAGCAAAGATATTCAGTGGGATCTTTGCGCACTTCAACCAGCCTGTTATCATCGGAGAGGTGGTCGCAGGGATTGCACTTGGTCCATCTATCCTCAATCTCGTAAGTCCGCAGGCAAACGGGTTGGATGCCCTGGCAGACCTCGGGGTTTTCTTTCTCGTATTGTTCGCAGGAATGCAGATGTCCCTGGCGAGCATGAAGGAGTATTATCGCCCCGCCTTTTTTGTTGCTTTTATGGGGAATAATCTGGCCATTATTTCTGGTTTTGCTGTGGGGAAAATCTATAATATGGATTTTATAGGTTCGTTATTCATCGGCATCGTATTCTCTCTTACTGCTCTGCCCATTGGTGTAAAGATATTGATGGATCTTGGGAAATTGGATTCGCCCACAGGGAAAATCATCGTGGCTTCAGCAATACTCGATGATATTTTCAGTATTTTCCTATTTGTTCTTGTCCTATTCATTGTGGAAAGTGGTATCAAGAATCTGGAAATTGGTTTTATATTCACAACGCTAATAAAAATAATACTATTCTTATCAGTGGTCTATATTTTAAATAGATTCCTGACCATGAAAAGTGGAGATCAGGTACCGTATATCATCAGGTCCCTGGGCAAATTAACCAAGGAATCGCAATTTTTTTATATCCTCGTCTTCGGTATCTTTATTGGATACCTTGGAGGAATGCTGGGAATTACTTTCATCATTGGAATCTTTTATGCAGGAACTCTTATAAAAGGTTCAACGATCGGTGAGAAAGCGTATAGGCATGCTCACGATGTCATATCCTCCGTTACGTTCGGGATATTTTCACCAATTTTCTTTGCGTACATGGGATTGCTGATGAACGTGAAATCGGTTTTTGACTACACCAATCCATTCACATCTCAAAATCTCTACCAGTTATTCTTTTTCATGAATTCATTATTATTTGCGATGGTAGGGAAAAGCGGCGGGGCATTCATCGGTGGTCTGCTCGCCAATATGAAGATCAGGGACGCCGCTGCGGTAGGTATTGGAATGAACGCCCGGGGACTGATGGGGCTTGTGATTCTGGAAATCGGACTCAAAAACGGGCTTGTAAGCCAGAGTGTTTATGCCATGCTTGTGGCGATGTGCCTGATCACCACTTTTATGACTCCCAGCCTTCTTAGAAAGATCATTAAATGA
- a CDS encoding LUD domain-containing protein produces the protein MNFEEVIALRKAFKSVKERQAQNVPRDFKGRKKRLKADREFCVGNEELLARTIDKLRKNGITVHYVKEKNEAINVILDEIGKEKLVVKSKSNVTKEIELTKALEKKGLTVVETDIGDRILQLLHAKPSHPTGPVTHLSAKEIAHGLSKHYGTSIKETPEDIVRIVREDVILNIGKAKIGITGANAITAEEGSIVLTHNEGNIYEVMRKEKHIVVTSIDKIYPDIESAMNMLKILCYNATGSTIPSFVEVISGVSKTADVEKKFIKGVHYPSEVVVVLLDNKRSELAAKGFKELLQCVGCGNCLLCCPMYNTVGNEFALDNYLGGKGIAYYSLCNNEKNEKLELCLTCGKCKDNCPVELDIPALIKKIRSEGISSEIYYFLKSHAMWVYYQTCLRLGMESK, from the coding sequence ATGAACTTTGAAGAAGTCATCGCTCTTAGGAAAGCCTTTAAGTCGGTGAAAGAAAGGCAGGCACAGAATGTGCCCAGAGACTTTAAGGGGAGGAAAAAGAGGCTCAAAGCTGACAGGGAGTTCTGCGTCGGGAATGAAGAGCTTCTTGCGAGGACTATCGACAAGCTCAGGAAAAACGGCATAACAGTTCATTATGTAAAGGAAAAAAATGAGGCTATAAACGTAATCCTCGATGAGATAGGAAAGGAAAAACTCGTTGTAAAGTCCAAATCCAATGTCACCAAAGAAATAGAATTGACCAAAGCTCTTGAGAAAAAAGGATTGACCGTGGTTGAGACCGATATCGGAGATCGGATCTTGCAGCTGCTACATGCGAAACCTTCCCATCCTACGGGCCCTGTAACTCACCTTTCGGCTAAAGAAATAGCACATGGACTTTCAAAACACTATGGTACGTCTATAAAGGAAACTCCGGAAGACATTGTGAGAATAGTCAGGGAGGATGTGATCCTGAACATCGGGAAGGCAAAGATCGGCATCACCGGGGCCAATGCCATAACAGCCGAGGAAGGGTCCATCGTGCTGACCCATAATGAGGGGAATATCTACGAGGTCATGAGAAAAGAAAAGCATATAGTTGTGACCTCGATAGATAAGATATATCCCGATATCGAATCGGCGATGAACATGCTGAAAATTTTATGCTACAATGCCACGGGTTCGACCATCCCTTCTTTCGTTGAGGTGATAAGCGGGGTCAGCAAGACCGCGGATGTGGAGAAGAAATTCATAAAAGGCGTTCATTATCCTTCTGAGGTCGTCGTGGTGCTGCTGGATAATAAAAGGAGCGAGCTTGCGGCGAAAGGGTTCAAGGAACTTCTCCAGTGCGTGGGATGCGGGAATTGCCTGCTCTGCTGCCCGATGTATAATACTGTTGGCAATGAATTCGCTCTGGATAATTACCTCGGAGGGAAAGGGATCGCATATTATTCCCTCTGCAATAACGAAAAGAACGAGAAGCTGGAACTCTGTCTCACATGCGGTAAGTGCAAAGATAATTGCCCTGTAGAACTTGATATTCCAGCTCTGATAAAAAAGATCAGAAGTGAGGGAATTTCTTCAGAGATATATTATTTTTTGAAATCGCATGCGATGTGGGTATATTACCAGACCTGTCTTAGATTAGGGATGGAAAGCAAGTAG
- the cas6 gene encoding CRISPR-associated endoribonuclease Cas6 has translation MRSKITVRNISNLPVNFDYQYGLASMLYFKLAGADVKLANETHAHQGFKFYTFSNLVLMNRKTCKSGLCFERAYFILSSPDDRFIKSFTEGLLQHSEFYLDGPDGRANFVIERIEILKEPSLGDECWFKTVSPIYVKTMRKENESLKEVDLYPTEPKFYENLHKNLTERFTEFYGKAPLDHFDVIETEGIKPKRIKISEGYRRCNLMSLRIQASPELLKFAYDAGLGEKNAMGFGCVDVVDQGQHMKNLTADKRR, from the coding sequence TTGAGAAGTAAAATAACAGTCAGAAACATCTCAAACCTTCCTGTTAATTTCGATTATCAGTATGGTCTGGCATCAATGCTCTATTTCAAACTTGCCGGCGCGGATGTCAAGCTGGCTAACGAAACTCATGCTCATCAGGGATTCAAGTTCTATACATTCTCCAATCTTGTGTTGATGAATAGAAAAACCTGTAAATCAGGTCTTTGTTTTGAGAGGGCATATTTTATCCTGTCCTCACCTGATGACAGATTCATCAAGAGTTTTACCGAAGGTCTTCTCCAACACTCAGAATTCTATTTAGATGGACCAGACGGCAGAGCAAATTTCGTAATTGAGCGCATCGAAATACTGAAAGAACCATCTTTAGGCGACGAGTGCTGGTTCAAGACCGTATCTCCAATCTATGTCAAGACCATGCGTAAAGAGAATGAAAGTTTGAAAGAGGTCGATCTCTATCCTACTGAGCCGAAGTTCTACGAGAACCTCCACAAGAACCTGACAGAACGCTTCACTGAATTTTATGGCAAAGCACCCCTTGATCATTTCGATGTAATTGAAACTGAGGGCATCAAGCCAAAGCGCATCAAAATATCAGAAGGCTATAGGCGATGCAATCTCATGAGTCTGCGAATCCAGGCAAGTCCTGAGCTTTTGAAGTTCGCTTACGATGCAGGGCTTGGGGAGAAGAATGCGATGGGGTTCGGATGTGTGGATGTTGTGGATCAGGGTCAACATATGAAAAATTTAACCGCAGATAAACGCAGATGA